The following proteins come from a genomic window of bacterium:
- the nrfD gene encoding polysulfide reductase NrfD, producing MSPVEITTSRLNQHVDPVLTVWAWEIPVYLFVGGLIAGMMIIAGLNMLRLAKGERSEDFNSVQSPILGFLLLNIGMVALFLDLSYKLHVYRLFMAFKPLSPMSWGSWILILVYPVLISSSLIRLPQAWPWLGERIPIVQRLSEALTTRTRVIKILGYANVVLGICLGIYTGILLSTMVARPLWNSAILGPLFLVSGLSTAAAAIHLVSSITPGSPSPSGFLGGALAALVQPLGANPPGPGTQNSLVRADQIFLSVELVLIGLLLVGLLSGSASQVAAVDILMSGKYAVLLWAGVIALGILTPLLLQALQLSDRIRHTIIPAILVLAGGLALRWVVVGAGHASRMVAAGGM from the coding sequence ATGTCCCCGGTCGAGATCACGACTAGCCGTCTCAATCAACATGTGGACCCGGTTCTCACGGTCTGGGCATGGGAGATCCCGGTATACCTGTTCGTCGGCGGTCTGATCGCCGGAATGATGATCATCGCCGGCCTCAACATGCTCAGGCTCGCGAAGGGTGAGCGCTCCGAAGACTTCAACAGCGTGCAGTCGCCAATCCTGGGCTTCCTGCTGCTCAACATCGGGATGGTCGCGCTGTTTCTGGACCTCTCGTACAAGCTCCACGTCTACCGCTTGTTCATGGCGTTCAAGCCCTTGTCGCCCATGTCCTGGGGCTCGTGGATCCTGATCTTGGTGTACCCCGTTCTGATCAGCTCTTCGCTGATCCGACTGCCGCAGGCCTGGCCCTGGCTCGGCGAACGCATCCCTATCGTGCAGCGACTGTCCGAGGCGCTAACCACGCGCACCCGTGTGATCAAGATCCTCGGCTATGCGAACGTCGTCCTCGGCATCTGCCTCGGCATCTACACCGGCATCCTCCTGTCGACGATGGTCGCCCGACCGTTGTGGAACAGTGCGATCCTTGGGCCCCTGTTTCTCGTCTCCGGGCTGTCGACGGCGGCGGCCGCCATCCACCTCGTCTCCAGCATTACGCCCGGATCCCCCTCTCCGAGCGGGTTCCTCGGCGGCGCACTTGCGGCGCTCGTGCAACCGCTCGGCGCCAACCCGCCCGGCCCGGGCACCCAGAACTCACTGGTCCGCGCAGACCAGATCTTTCTCTCGGTGGAGCTGGTCTTGATCGGCCTCCTCCTCGTGGGGCTGCTCTCTGGGTCGGCCTCTCAGGTCGCCGCGGTGGACATCCTGATGAGCGGCAAGTACGCGGTCCTGCTCTGGGCTGGCGTCATTGCGCTCGGCATCTTGACCCCCCTGCTGCTCCAGGCGTTGCAGCTTTCTGACCGGATTCGGCACACGATCATCCCGGCGATTCTCGTGCTCGCCGGCGGCCTTGCGCTCCGTTGGGTCGTGGTGGGCGCCGGCCATGCGA
- a CDS encoding 4Fe-4S dicluster domain-containing protein, with protein MPRFGMVIDTKKCVGCMDCVVACQTENDVPQGFAKDWLVTEVTGTFPDLSMEIRSERCHQCDNPPCVYVCPTGASHIEDWGKTVQITEDKCIGCKACLAACPYGARFTHPDGYADKCTFCIHRVKEDLDPACVSVCPTHCMHFGDLDDAESPVNKLLNSRESHVVLPEAGTKPRVHYLK; from the coding sequence GTGCCGCGCTTCGGAATGGTCATCGACACCAAGAAGTGCGTCGGATGCATGGACTGCGTCGTGGCCTGTCAAACGGAGAACGACGTACCGCAAGGATTCGCCAAGGACTGGCTCGTCACCGAAGTCACGGGCACGTTTCCGGACCTGTCGATGGAGATCCGAAGCGAGCGCTGCCACCAGTGCGACAACCCGCCTTGTGTGTATGTCTGCCCGACGGGCGCGAGTCACATCGAGGACTGGGGCAAGACCGTTCAGATCACGGAGGACAAGTGCATCGGCTGCAAGGCATGTCTCGCGGCTTGTCCCTACGGAGCCCGCTTCACGCATCCCGACGGTTACGCCGACAAGTGCACGTTCTGCATACACCGCGTCAAAGAAGACCTCGATCCGGCATGCGTCTCGGTGTGCCCGACGCACTGCATGCACTTCGGCGACCTCGACGACGCGGAGAGCCCCGTCAACAAGCTGTTGAATTCGCGGGAATCGCACGTGGTGCTCCCGGAAGCGGGCACCAAACCACGAGTCCACTACCTGAAGTGA